The following proteins come from a genomic window of Perognathus longimembris pacificus isolate PPM17 chromosome 12, ASM2315922v1, whole genome shotgun sequence:
- the LOC125360638 gene encoding cuticle collagen 34-like: MVGVRGNKQPHEGGKAAGRKGDEEGRSRSGEGAAGRGAGEACPFAGRHAPWAAATRSKFPPTRSRPTIAPCPPPPRVLGRLSPPGPLGAGGCEDSGPGQRAPRPPPRAGALARLPGYPGEPGAGLGPRRGDSGADGALETMLAQQLTATPC, encoded by the exons ATGGTTGGAGTGAGAGGAAACAAGCAGCCACATGAAGGAGGGAAGGCTGCTGGAAGAAAGG gggacgagGAGGGGCGGAGTCGGAGCGGGGAgggagcggcggggcggggcgccggggaGGCGTGCCCATTCGCGGGGAGACACGCGCCCTGGGCCGCGGCAACTCGCTCCAAGTTCCCTCCCACTCGGAGCCGACCCACGATCGCGCCCTGCCCTCCGCCGCCGCGCGTCCTGGGCCGGCTCAGCCCGCCGGGACCGCTCGGTGCTGGCGGCTGCGAGGACTCGGGGCCCGGGCagcgcgcgccccgcccgccgccccgcgcgggGGCCCTGGCTCGCCTTCCTGGCTATCCCGGGGAGCCTGGCGCCGGGCTCGGCCCTCGCCGCGGGGACTCGGGGGCCGACGGAG CTTTAGAAACCATGTTGGCCCAGCAATTAACTGCTACCCCATGCTAG